In Penaeus vannamei isolate JL-2024 chromosome 13, ASM4276789v1, whole genome shotgun sequence, the sequence aataataccaataatactaataacaataatgataataaaaaaaaaaacaataacactaataccgCAGGGAAGGCCAGAGTTCCCGCAGTATCAACACGTGTATGCACATGTTGCAGCTGTTGCAGGTGTTCTCCCTTCCGCTTCTTTGCAACACCGTGTTCAACGCCAACGAGACGCACAGCAAGGCCGCAGACTGCATGGCTGACGTGACCGGAGAGACAGTGCTTAGAAGTAAGTGttggagtgtgactgtgagtgtgatgACGAGAAAGATGAcggcgatgatgacgatgatgataatggtgtgagagtgaaggtgatagtaatgatgacgatattgatagtaatgactacgatgatgatattaatgatgatgattatagtaatgatgacataagtgatggaattaatgataatgatcatgatgagagtggtgataacgataatgacaataatgatggcgataaagacAATAGTagtatgatattagtgatgatgataatagtaatgatgataataatgatggcgataatgatgatagtaataataatgatgatagcaatgataatgatgaaattatgataataataatgataatactagtaagagtgattatgataatagtaataataataacaataataatgataataatacgaaaaagagcaataataacaataaaaatacgataatagtaatgataatgctaatcataaaaaacaatgatagtgataacaataacaattaaaataatgataataacaataatagtaataacaatgataatcgcattaataataatgatgatagtgataacaatggaaataatgataataataatagtagtaatgataataatagtaacactaataatgataataattgtctttattattgtttttattattatgatcatgtatATTATAATAGCTATGGTCCTGGCAAAGAGCCAGAATTTTGCTTCAACACTAAATTATTTATAATCCGCGTCCAAAACCCGCAGGGAAATCGCATCAATGTCTAAAAGGATGGACCGCCAGGACTGCAAACTGTAGAGCTTGATAAATATAACGAATATAAGATATCAGGATGCATGATACTTTCTTGTAACGTTTGTGTCTCAGGAACCAAAAGGAGTTTGGCTTGGTGGAGCAAGCTTTCGAATGTCTAATGGACGGACGCGTAAAAGCGCTTTTGTCTGCTATGGCCGCCCGGAGTCCGATATTGCTCGTAAACCGGTAAAATCGGGTGGGACCTTGTAAACCTTATAACTTAGGAACCATAAGGGAGTCGAGCGTTATTCGCCAATGCGTCTAAGAGCTTATTTGCTTTGTGCAGTGCATAGCATATCTTGGTCCTGGCCCCTTCATTGATCTTCAGTGACAATACTAGCTGGCCATCTCAAAACTTCAGGAAAACCCAGCCTCACATGCGCTCGATTGAGAGGTCTCCATGGGCTGTAAAACATGGTCATAGTTTAAGCTAAATGTCTATTACCCAATGGACAGTATCGAGCCTCGAAAAATAGTTCATAAGGTCTCTGTTGACTCACAACAACAAAATTTGCCGGAGCGACCATAGGTTTTGCGagtgcataataatgataatgataatgatatgtgatgATAAAGACAGCTGAATattgaaaaaatattaatataaaaaccACGAGTCTTATCTTCCGTCACCTGCTTAAATGTATCTTTTAAAGATACAATAAAACTGGAAGAGAGGCTCTTACAAAATCAAAGCACAGGTTAGCGTCCTGGTGTCGTGATGCCCACTGCCTGAAATCGAGTTTTCCTTGCCTTTATACAGTAAAGGAAACGCCTGATTCAGAAGGTTTGTTTTATGACATCTGCTTGCATTTATTTGAGAATcgatttttattgtcttttgagtagctttctttgattttcttttatatgtttgcttatttatttactgatttgtTTCGTTTCAGGAGTCggttgtatgctctctctctctctctctctctctctctctctctctctctctctctctctctctctctctctctctctctctctctctctctctctctctcctctctctccctctccctctccctctccctctccctctccctctccctctccctctccctctcctctctctctctctctctctctctctctctctctctctctctctctctctctctctctctctctctctctctctctctctctctctctctctctctctctctctctctctctctctctctctctctctctctctctctccctctctctctctctctctctctctctctctctctctctctctctctctctctctctctctctctctctctctctctctctctctctctctctctctctctctctctctctctctctctctctctctctctctctctctctctctctctctctctctctctctctctctctttctctctctctctctctctctcttacatttggAATTGTTTGATACGGGAAAAAAAGTTAAGTAAATTTCTATACTTTTATTctgtatctatttcattttctatttcaccATCCCTCATCTTTATAACAatgcttcccttcttcccatttcgtgttttctaatatttctggGCAACAAAGATCTTGGGTAAATCATgcagtcatttttttttaattgtttatgtAACAAGTCATTTAACACGCTGTCcaatgtaaacaaagaaacattAGTTACAGTGCATGGTATAACAAATTGCCGAAACAGGGCGAGGTATCACTGTACATGAGAAACTGTGTCCTAGACAAAATATCGTCGTTATTCTTTATAGTGCTGCAGAGCTTCTTTATTGAATTCCTCACTGATTTCATTGGCGTCGACGTTATCAAAGCATCTGTTCGCTCAGCTTGCAGAGAAAGAATAACCAATCAAGAGTAATGACTTCCCTCTCAGATTTAGTCGAGAGTGATAGCAGTGTTATTCGAGGAGTATTTCCTGTATTCATCCATGACCTGCTGCGCGGCGAAGGCGCAGAGCGGGTAGCTGGCGGCGCAGCTGTGGCCCTCCTGGCCGTGCCACGCTGCCTCGTCGTACGCGCCATACACGCTGCCGTCGCTCGGGCCGGCGCCTCTGCGGGACAGGTAGAATACGATAAGGGGAGAAATGCCTTGAAAtgggaagagaagtgagggaaaatGAAGTGGAAAGGAATGCGGGGAGAGTACGAAGAATAAATATATCTTCGCTCGTTTCCGCCTCGCTATGGCATGAGTTATGCCATATGAGTTATGAGCTATGCAATgcgagatgggagaagagagaggtagcaattttattaatattcttacaTTTGCATATCACGTAAAATTAAAGTTTTGTTAACATCTCAATCCCTATCACATATCGCAGCAGCCCCGACTTACCGGTACGGCAGAAGGATCTGAATCTCGTCCTGGGCGAGCTCCCGCGGGTCCTTCTGCGCCAGCTCGCACACCAGGCGGAGGCCGCACTCGTCCTTGTCCTCGGCCGCGAtctgaaacgaaaagaaagggagagaaaggaattggAAAATAAATTCAATGGTCAGCCATATAAATCTACATTTTActggaaaatgaaataatattttgTAGGAATtactttttccatctccttctagtTGTCGATTGATCGCTCAAAACTGTTACCCGTCAGCCTATCTGTTCGTCTtgtttcatctcccttctctccccttcttcctttcctccctctctcttcccctgtacTGCTCGCGGAGACATCAACGCGCGCGTAAGTAGTGATCCTCACCTTGGCGTACATCTCCAGCACCTTTGCATCCTCCACGAACTCTGCAATGCTTCTACGACGTCTCCTCCCGTAGTAGGAGCCACCGCACCATCCGCAGGAGCCGCCGCACCCGCCGCAGCCACAGTTGTAgcagccgccgccgccaccgtggtggtgctggtggtgatggccGGCTATGTATCCCTGTGGAGAGAATTCATCAAGAGACTCCTGCGGCGCCTCAGCCCTCGAACTGAACGTGTACGTGGCTATATGTCTGCCTAGCTACCTGCTGCCCAGTATTTACAGTACATAATACATGGATATCAATAcatacctgtatgtgtatgtgtatgtgtgtgtgtgtgtgtgttcgtgagtgtgtgtgtgcgtgtccgtgtgcgtgcgtgcgtgtatcatTTTCCCTATCTTATCCCATTTCCCTGACCATCCCTTACCCCTGCGAAGGCGAGAGCTCCGATGGCGAGGGGGCGACCGTGATGGTGGCCGTGGTGGCGACAGCACGGCTCTCCAACACTATTCTCCACCACTAGACTCATCACCATCAATGCCACCAAAACCATTCCTTTTGTGTGCATCATCTGTTAGCGATAGAGAAgagcaaataatatatatatatttttatgtgtctgtgccTGTCGGGGTTCCATTAGCATAGATGTACAGAGAGGTAGGATGTgatagggaaggtgagggaagaaaaggtgagtgaaggagggaccGAGGTAAATGGGAGaatgtgaaggaagaaaggatagaaggggggatatagtaagcagagaaagagagagacgaaagatagagaatgagagagacggagagatagagagaaagagagagagaggggggagtgaaaccgagagagagagagaaccataaagaaagaaaaagaaagagaatcatatagagaaagagaaagcgatgagccagagagagagtgagatagaatgattatgatcataacaaacaacaatgataataaaaacagcagcaacaacaattatgttaacgttaatgataatagcaatgatgatgatgatagtatcataatgataaagaaaaaacgataataataataataataacaattacaatattaatattaatgtcaatgttaatatcactattaataaagataaggataattataatgatgataataaaaatgatgatgataataaaataaataattgctattattatcattatcattattatcatgataatgataataataataatgataacagtaataatagtaatgatagcaatgataataatgataacaacaataatgatatcattactgttgatattatcattattactatatctgCCATAACAACACTgcaaatgataatgccaatatgcgagtgtgtgtgaactCGGGTGTGTCTGATTCATGCTGATCAAACTGTAGATAAAAGTGCggaggaaaagcaagaaaacGCACGAAGGCATTCCTTTTTCGCTATAGTTTTTCCCCTAAaaggaaatataacaaaaaaaggtCGTCGTTATATTCGAGTTTTCTtgcacataatgtgtgtgtgcttgtatatatatgtatatatatgtatataataaatatgtgtgtgtgtgtgtgtgtgtgtgtgtgtgtgtgtgtgtgtgtgcgcgcgcgcgtgtgtgtgtgtgtgtgtgtgtgtgtgtgtgtgtgtgtgtgtgtgtgtgtgtgtgtgtgtgtgtgtgtgtgtgtgtgtgtgtgagccctaACATAATCCACAGCAAGTGAGTAACAACGCTCACCTCTGTGGGAAGTCCCTCACTCCTCAGAACTCGAGATCTGCGAGCGTCTGCCCGTATTTATATGCAGCAGAAGTCAAGGAAGCGGGAAGGGGCTTCGCAGGGAACGAGGTCAACGTCCCCTTCAGCTTAGAAGCCGACGTATTTGCTCTCGTCTCCGGGAAACCCAGAGGCGTCTCTCCTTTCGTAACTCTCTCTGTTCAAATGCCGTTGTATCAATTTTTGTCTGTGcacatgtgtgcatgcgtacgtttatacaaaaggcatatatatgtaaatatgaataggagtgaatacacacacacacacacacacacacacacacacacacacacacacacacatacacacacacacacacacacacacacacacacacacacacacacacacacacacacacacacacatatatatatatatatatatatatatatatatatatatatatatatatatatatatatatgcatatatatatatatatatatatatatatatatatatatacatatacatatacatatacatatacatatacatatacatatacatatacatatacgtatatatatatatatatatatatatatatatatatatatatatatatatatatatatatatatatatatatatatatatatatatatatatatatatatatatatatttattcatatatgtatttatacataatatatatacatatacatgttatatacatgtatatgtatgtatgtgatatacatacatatatacatatatatatatatatatatatatatatatatatatatatatatatatatatatatatatatatatatatatatatatatatatatatatatatatatatatatatatatgcatacatgtgtataaagatatatatatatatatatatatatatatatatatatatatatatatatatatatatacatctacatatcacatatatatatatatatatatatatatatatatatatatatatatatgtgtgtgtgtgtgtgtgtgtgtgtgtgtgtgtgtgtgtgtgtgtgtgtgtgtgtgtgtgtgcgtgtgtgtgtgtgtgtgtgtgtgtgtgtgtgtgtgtatcacatacagacatatataacatgtatatgtatatataatatgtatatatacatatatgaatatacatatatatacatatatatataatatatatataatatatatacatatatatatatatatatatatatatatatatatatatatatataagtatatgtatatatatgtatgtatatgtatatgtatatatacatatatatacatatatatatatatatatatatatatatatatatatatatatatatatatatataagtatatgtatatgtatgtatgtatatgtatatgtatatatacatatatatacatatatatatatatgtatatatatacacacacatacacacatgcatacgtacatacatacttacatacatacacacatgataaatacatacacacatgataaatacatacacacgcacacacacacacacacatacacacacacacacaaattagatgtataaaaacatatatatatatatatatatatatatatatatatatatatatatatatatatatatgcctgtatacatctaatttgtgtgtatgtatgtatatatatatatatatatatatatatatatatatatatatatatatatatattgggggggggggagtttgtgtgtgtgtgtgtgtgtgtatgtgtgtatatatatatatatatatatatatatatatatatatatatatatatatatatatatatatatatatatatgtgtgtgtgtgtgtgtgtatgtgtgtgtgtgtgtgtgtgtgtatatatatatatatatatatatatatatatatatatatatatatatgtatgtatatatgtatgtatgcatatgtgtatgtatgtatttataaatgtgtatatatatatatatatatatatatatatatatatgtgtgtgtgtgtgtgtgtgtgtgtgtgtgtgtgtgtgtgtgtgtgtgtgtgtgtgtgtgtgcgtgtgtgcatatgtatgtgtgtatgtatatatacatatatatttatagatatatgtattttttatgtttatatgtacacactcatatctttatatatgcatatatgcatattcacatatatatacatacatgtatacataaatacatatatatatatatacacacacacacacacacacacaatatatatatatatatatatatatatatatatatatatatatatatatatatatatatataaactaaagtgGCCTTAGtgtaggtgaatgaaaggggtcttgaaTTGTGGGCTTAAGGTAGAATGTGAGGTTGTCCTTTTATGCGGTGGCTCCCCTCGGTGGCAGGCGCTTGCTTCCGCCCGCTGGAGTCTCAGATTCATTCTCCTGTGGCAAAGGGGGTAGAGTTCGCagggcttgctcgagggggagaagtAAGTCACCTAGAAGGTACCTGGATTGGGTAACCAGACTCAGGAATGGAAGGTGTGAAGCAGCTGCTTCCTCTGGACTTCGACAGAAAGGTACAGCCTTTGTTTCAGCCAGGCATAGATGTGTGGAACAATTTTGTTTacgatatataaataatcatatatatatatatatatatatatatatatatatatatatatatatatatatatgccttctcGCTTTCAGCTGCTACTGCTGGCTAGCTTTGTGCGTAATAGGGAGTAGCCTTCCCTGCAAGTTCATAGCATCTCCATTATCAAGACTTCTGCAGTACCCATGGAAACTGAATACCTTACGGACCCAGGCTTAAACTGTAGGGGatttcggagcagcaggaggccctagaggtacagggtAATGACTCACCGGTGTGTGGACACTTTTCCTAACATTGTACCACCTCCTGGCCCCCAGCCCCCTAGTGACAGTCAGTTGGTGGCTAGGGGGAGGTGGGCctgcaagtgaggcagactgtgggccccattgggagggtgactgctgggtcGCAGCACAGGAACGGGAGTTACTCGTCCCACCTGTGTTCTGGCAGGCGCCAATCCAGTTTGAAGCTTGTGGGACAAAGCCCAAGACAACCCCACAAGCGAATGTTGGGTCTTGCAGCCTGTGGCCCtcctttatatggggcaacgtcagTGGGCGTGACAAAGCTGTCGTCCACCCGGAGTGATTGCCCAAGGTTAAACCTCAGGCAGGATGTCAGGGTGGGAGCTTGGAACGTCTACTCTTTGCggcaggatgattggttgccactactgtcaagggaactggggagactAAGAGTTGAGATGggtgctctctcggaggtgagaagacctggcagtagAACGATTAGTGGGTGGCTACACCTATAACTGATCGGgccacagcgatggtcaccaCCTTCAGAGAGTAgacatagccatctccagcagactccagccctcggtagtaaagGTCACTCCGGTCTATGACCGTATAACGGAATTGAGACTGAACCTTGCATTTAGCttaatgtctcttattgctgtttaCGCTTCTTTAATGTTTGTAAACTCAACGTGAGACGTTCTACGCCAAACTTTCATCTGTGTCGGAAAGTTGtcctcggcgagatattcgtattgttctgggtgactttaatgcggtatctgaatgtgatcaagctggctatgagatgtctgtcggtccccatgattcgggagctgatgccagcaGTGAAGATAACATTCTTATCCCGgacgatgcgggtaatgcagccaaggagatcagtCACATCGTCGTTAGCAGTCGTTGAAATGTCCTACAGAActacagggtgtataggagtgttgAGTTTTGTGGTATTGACCGCAGATTATTTGTGgctataattaatatatatatttatacatacattatatatatatatatatatatatatatatatatatatatatatatatatgaatgtatatatatatatatatatatatatatatatatatatatatatatatatatatatatatatatatatatctatgtagatacacacacacacacaattatatatagatagatagatagatatagatatagttatacatgtatatatatatatatatatatatatatatatatatatatatatatatatatatatatatatacggtcagAATAATAGGCctccctacacacatatatactatataaacacacacacacacacacacacacacacacacatatgcacacatacacacaaacacacacacacacacacacatatatatataaataaataaatatatatatataaatatataaatatataaatatatatatatatagatatatatatatatttatatatatatgtatatatatatatatatgtgtgtgtgtgtgcgtgtgtgtgtgtgtgtgtgtgtgtgtgtgtgtgtgtgtgtgtgtgtgtgtatatacataaatatatatatgtatatatatatatatatatatatatatatatatatatatatatatatatatatagatagaaatatatatatatatatatatatatatatatatacatatatatatatatatatatatatatatatatatatatatatatatatatatatatgtgtgtgtgtgtgtatgtatgtatgtatgtatgtatatatatttatatatatacataaatatatatatgtatatatatatatatatatatatatatatatatatatatatatgtatatatgtatgtatgtatgtatgtatgtatgtatgtatgtatatatgtatgtatgtatatatatatatgtatatacatatatctatatatacacatatatatatatatatatttgtgtgtgtgtgtgtgtgtgtgtgtgtgtgtgtgtgtgtgtgtgtgtgtgtgtgtgtgtgtgtgtgtacatatacatatacatatacatatacatatacatatacatatatatatatatacacatatatatacatatatatacatatacatatacatttatatatgtatgtatgtatgtatatgtgtatatatgtgtatatgtatgtatgtgtatatatatatatatttatatatatatatatatatatatatatatatatgtgtgtgtgtgtgtgtgtgtgtgtgtgtgtgtgtgtgtgtgtgtgtgtgtgtgtgtgtgtgtgtgtgtgtgtgtgtgtgtgtgtgtgtgtgtgtgtatgtgtgtgtatgtgtgtgtgtgggtgtgcgtgtgtgtgtatgtgtgtctacatatatatatatatatatatatatatatatatatatatatatatgtacatatacatacacacacatatatgtatatgtatacttatatgtatgtatatatctatgaatatatatagatatagacatgtgtgtgtgtgtttgtctttgtgtgcgttgatgtgtatatgcttttgtgtgtttctgtgtgtttgtgtatgtgtgtgtatgtttgtgtgtgtgtgtgtttgtgtgtgtgtgtgtgtttgtgtgtgtgtgtttctgtgtgtgtgtgtgtgtgtgtgtgtgtgtgtgtgtgtgtgtgtgtgtgtgtgtgtgtgtgtgtgtgtgtgtgtgtgtgtgtttgtgtttctgtgtctgtatgtatacacacacacacacacacacacacacacatatatatatatatatatatatatatatatatatatatatatatatatatatatatatatacatatatatataaataaatgaataaataaatatatatatatacatatatatatacatatatgtacacatacatacatacatgtatacatatatacatatatgtgtgtgtgtatttgtatgtatgtatgcgtgtgtgtttgtgtgtgtgtgcgtgtgtttacatggtatatatgtgtgtgtaggtctatTTTTCtgactccgtccctccctctttttatcgctgtaacccagctatatctacatctaattaatatatggtacatatatatatatatatatatatatatatatatatatatatatatatatatatatatatataatcttacatgtttgtcacatacgtatcttcacacatacatacatgtgcataaacgcctgaccattgcttcccatgtttttttcctttcttgccacaccagacattccaatgttgtgttgtctatctcttccacaagagctatgtattgatgtaacgcctgtttgttcatcaccgttcgtcacatgctaacaacgtgacttggtgcaatctttaaaccagtgtataggagatcaggcagactccctgcgggaaGCCAAGGAACAACACCTCTCTCCGAGGAGCAGCCATACTCCaacattctattcaataaatggagttgagacactttggttgtcaaccttaaaccccttgctcgccatctaccaactcttgtaggacccaacatttgggctcttacaatcgcacacacacacatgcatatgtttgtgtgtgtgtgtgtgtgtgtgtgtgtgtgtgtgtgtgtgtgtgtgtgtgtgtgtgtgtgtgtgtatgtgtgtgtgtgtgtgtgtgtgtgtgtgtgtgtgtgtgtgtgtgtgtgtgtgtgtgtgtgtgtgtgtgtgtgtgtgtgtgtgtgtgtgtgtgtttgtatgtgtgtgtgtgtttagatagaaaTTATTTCTTTTCCAACGATCCCGTCTGGAACGgaaatctttctccccttctatgATGTAATAATTTCAGAAGGATGACAAAATGTGGATAGGAAGTAatgataatcggccggtttgttagaattgtgccaggcccaacCTAAAAGACTTTcattacacagacatgcacatacacagaaataaatgcatttctatcagtctacacatgcatatttaccgtgcagatagaaaaataaatgtatatttatttgatagatcgatagatatgcatttatttctgtgtatatagatgtctgtttatacgaatattcattgggtcggacctggcacaattttaacaaaccggccgataagcTATAAGGTTACCAGTTGTTACTGTAATAGTTGCTGTAATCTTTACAGGAGGCAAGCTTTGATGTTTCCATGCATCAGTACTtgctttatttaaaatctttcttttaaCCTGTATATATGAAGTTATAAACTATTTTCTTGTTTCCAGGTAAGATTGAACATTGCCCTTTCGTATAAAAGAGATATTTGGCATGTATGATGTGACAGTGAGCGAATATCTGATGTCAACTGGGAAAGCCATAAACTGGCTCGTCGTAGTCAGGGGTTTAAGgctagtggtgaacctatggcacacgGGAAGCATACTTTCCTGTCTGCCATCTGGTAgcctggtaccgttccccctgacctgttgaagggt encodes:
- the LOC113805690 gene encoding uncharacterized protein, with amino-acid sequence MMHTKGMVLVALMVMSLVVENSVGEPCCRHHGHHHGRPLAIGALAFAGGYIAGHHHQHHHGGGGGCYNCGCGGCGGSCGWCGGSYYGRRRRRSIAEFVEDAKVLEMYAKIAAEDKDECGLRLVCELAQKDPRELAQDEIQILLPYRGAGPSDGSVYGAYDEAAWHGQEGHSCAASYPLCAFAAQQVMDEYRKYSSNNTAITLD